In Atopobium sp. oral taxon 416, the genomic stretch CCGCACGATCCATACGATTTCCTACTTCCAGGCGCTTGGTATCACGATGGTCTTTGCCCTGATCGTAATGGCTGCCCTCACCCCAAAGCTGCGCCGTATCGATATGGTCGAGTCCTTGAAGTCGGTGGACTAGGGAAGCAAATCGTGTGACGGTGGGTGCCCCGGATAGCTTCTTAAGAACTGTCTCTGGGAACTGCACGGCGTATGTTCAGCAGGGAAGCGCTATTTGTGGCACACTTAACAGTGTTTGAGAACAACAGTAGCTTGCTGAAGGAAAGGATGAATCTTGGCAGAAGCTAAGTTTTACTTAATGACTGATTCCCCTTGTGACTTCTCGCCCGAGATGGTGAAGGAAACCGGGATCGGGATATTTCACTTTACCTACACTGAGGCCGGCAAGGCCGATGGGGGCTTCCACGGGGTCGATGACCTCTTTGTCTCCCGTACGCCGCATGAGTTCTACGAGGCAATTCGACATGGGGCGCAGCCGATGACATCACAGCCTTCCCAGATGGAGTTTGAGAAGGCCTTTAAGGAGCGCGCAAAGGCGGATCTGCCGACGGTGTACCTTGCGTTCAGCTCCGGCATCTCAGGATGCTATGAGGGCGCCTGCACCGCGCTTGAGCGCGTTAAGGATGAGCTCGGGGAGCCGCACCTGCCGATCTACATTGTGGACTGCAAGATCGGCTCAACCTCCCAGTATCTCTTTATCGTCGAAGCCATCCGGCAGCGCGACAAGGGGCTCACAGCGCAGGAGATGGTCGCCTGGGCTGAGGAAGCACGCTACTACGTACACACGATCTTTATGGTCGATAACCTGGATACCCTGCACCGGGGCGGCAGAATTCCGAAGAGCGTCGCCGTAGTCGGCGGTGCCCTGGACGTGAAGCCACTTTTGACCTTTGATCTGGACGGTGCACTGAGCATCATCGCCGTCTCTCGGGGACGCAAGAAGGGCATCAAACGGATGGCTAACTTCTATCGGAAGCTGCACAGCACCGATATGCTCTCCTCCGCGGTGGCGATTGGCAATGCGGACTGTCCTAAGGATGCGGAGCGCATGGCTAATGAGGTAACGAAGATTAACGACTCGGCGATCCCGATGATCTCCACGATCGGGCCGACGATCGGCTGCCATGTCGGTCCTGGCATGCTGTCCTGTTGCTTCTGGGGACCAGATCGGCGTAAGAGCGTCTCGGTATCAGACCGTATCGCGCACAGTGTGCGTTCCTCCAAGTAAAACCAACAAAAAGGGAGCCTTCGGCAGTTTCTGTGGGTGAGAAGTTCATCTAAGCAGCCTTCTTCTTCGTGCTTTCCTCGGCCCTTCCCGGAAGCGTCGGCCTGCTGTCGGAGCACCTCAATATGAGCACTCCGATGAGGTTGTCGGTGTTGCGGAAGCCATAGCCCATCCTGATTGTCACCTTGATCTTGTTGTTGATCGCCTCGACGCGGCCGTTGCCGATTCCGAGCTCGACTACCGCCGCGATGTCGACCTTGTGTCTTCGCACCTTCTTCTCGATGGCGACGAGCGGCTTGATCCTACAATACATCGCATCGCACATCCACTCCTCGAGCAGCGTCGCGGCCTTATCGGCCGTCCTTGCCCTGAACACGGTCCGCAGGTCCTCTTTTTAGCTCCCAGGCCCTGAACAGGCGCGAAGCTGCCTTCTTCAGGGAGTAGAGCTTGGCGCGCTGGGTAGCGGTGAGATCCTCAGGGGTTCTTGACGAGCGCGAAACGGCTGCCCTTGATCGCGTCGGTGGCCTTCTTCGCAACCTGCCATTCCTTACAGCGCACCTCGTCGAGCGCGTCGGTTATCCCTTGCACGACATGAAACGGGTCCATGACCCACCTCGCACTGTCGGTAGTGACGACTTCGATGGCGCGCCTCTGCTCTCAGGTGAGCTCGTCGAAAAACAGGTTCAACACGTCCTTGCCGTACTCCTCGTGGACCCATATCAGACATCCCCGGTCGTAGTCGACGACGACAATCAGGTACTTGTGGCCCTTCTTGTAGGAGGTCTTATCGATCCCGATGCGCCTTGCGCCCTCGAAGACCCCTGCCGCGTGCGGCCTCCAGATCGGCGCAGACGCACGCGAGCGCCGCGACGGTGCTGGCCGGATCCGCGCAGCACCAGCCACACCACCCACTCTCGAAGTCGTACGTAAAGCGCGCTTTGCGCCTCGCCCAGGGCATTGACTCTACCAGCACGCCGTGCTCTGGCCACCTTACCCTGTGCAGCGCGTATTCCAGATAAGCACATCGACCGAGCCAGGTCCATCGCCCCCCTGCGAGCTGAGGGCCTCGACGATCTGTCGTAGCAATCGCATTTCCTGTTGCAGATCGGGCAGCGCAGGCCTCACCCTAATCACGACTCGATCGCCTTCGATGCGTACGTATTCGATCACTGTGTGTGCCAGTGTAAGCACACAGCGTAGTACCCTGTTCATGCGTCAGGGCCTTTCCGCTAGGTTGTTGTAGCAGACGTAGCCCTACCTTGCCCGATGCGGTAACGACCCCTGATGGGGCCATTCTTCTTTATTTGCCTTGTCACCGTGCTCCCATCTGGGCGCTTGGGCGGATTCCGCCCATAGAAACTACCGAAGAGCTGAAGAAACTCTTCGGCATTCTCGATAACTTAACCGAAGAAGCAAACACTGTGCAGAAGAAAGAAACACAGCAGTACTTCCTCAAATCCTGCGAGATGGAGTGGAGATTCTGGGAGCAGGCCTTGAAGCAGGAGGACTGGAAGTTCAACGATGTGATTCTCCTGAAGTAATCAGAAGGTAGCGAGTGATCGAAGGGGGAGCACAATGAAGATCGATTGGGGCATTGCAGATAGAATCCGTGAAAAGCAGCCCATTGTTTTAAACTTGTCCAACGTCGTAACGATCGGAAAGGTGGCCAATGCGCTGAGCGCGATCGGCGCTTCACTGATCACGTCAAAGGACATTGACGAGGCCAAAGAGATGGTGAGCATCGCCGACGCTGTGGTGATCAACACCGGTACCTGGATCCCGGGACGAATTTGTGTGTGCGCAAGTCGTAGTCGGCTTTGCTAATGAGCTCCACAAACCGTCGGTGCTCGACCCGGTGGTGGTAGGCTCGCCGAGCAGAAAGAAGATTAACCTCACGCTGCTCATTAAGTATCAGTTCAGTGCAATCCACGTCGATGCAGGTGAGATCGCTGCGATCGTCGGTGCGGAATGGGAGAGCCGTGGCATCGACGCAGACACCGGTTCGGTGGATGTGGAAGCGCTCGCCCAGACGGTGGCTCAGAAGTATCACGCGTTGGTGATGCTCTCGGGGGCAATCGATTACGTGAGCGACGGCGTAAACCTGTTGAAGAATGAGCAGAGTGAACCTATGCTCACGGTCAACGTGGGATCCGGCGACATTCTCTCGAGCACTCTGGGAGCCTGTTTAGCCGTAAGTAGCGATTCCTGTTCTGCAGGCATTGTGACAGCACGGATCCTGACCTGTGCCAGGGCGAAGGCTGTACAGTATTCTCACAGCTTAGGGAGCTGGATGGTGTGGTTCTTTGATGAGCTGACGACGATTGACAGCGCAGCGATTCAGGAGGGATACAACAATGATCAATGATTTTCCTCAGACCTTAACGATCGCGGGGACAGATTCCGGTGGCGGTGCCGGGATCCCTGCGGATGTCAAGACTATGCAGATGCGCCACACTTTTGGGACGATGGTGGTCGTAGCAGTTACCGCGCAGAATACCTACGGGGTACAGATGGCGCAACCGATGCCGACCGAGCTGATCGACCAGCAGTTTGCCTCGATTGCAGATGACTTCAACATTAAAGCCTGCAAGACCGGCATGCTGGCGGATACCGCCCGTGTCAAAGTGGTTGTGAAGAACCTCAAGAAGTATGACTTCGGGTATGTGACGGTTGACCCCGTGATGATCGCTAAGGGCGGTGCCAAGCTCTTGAGTGACGATGCAATCGCGGTCGTCCACGATAAACTGCTACCTCTGGCGGATCTGGTCACCCCGAACTTGCCTGAAGCTGAGCAGCTCACCGGCATACACATCGAGACACGTGAGGATATGAAGGCCGCCGGAGAGCAGCTGCAGGAGCTCGGCTCCAAGAACGTGTTGGTCAAAGGTGGGCATCTGAGAGGTGCAAATCAGGCGGCTGACTTTGTACTGCTTGAAGATCACAGCAGCTTCTGGATGGTGTCAGAGCGCATCGATACCAAGCGTACTCACGGGACCGGAGACACGATCTCTGCCTGCATCACCTCAGAGCTCGCAAAAGGTCACACAATGGAAGAGGCGATCAAGATCGGCAAAGCCTACGTCGAGGGGACGATCAAGCATTCGATCAACGTCGGCCACGGCCATGGACCACTCAACCACTGGGCTCCGCTGGAAGAGGGGAATTATGAGATTCAGAAGTGAGATGCTGCACGTCTATCTGACCGGCGGCACACAGGATACCGATCATGATCCGGGCCTGTTTCCGAAAAAGGTTACTGAGGCTATGTGCGCCGGTATTATCGTCTTCCAGTACCGTGAGAAGGGGTCCACAACGCTCTCTGAGGCTCAGAGGCTGAATATGACACAGCAGATGAGGAAACTTGACACAGGACCATGGGATCCCGTACTTTATTGACTACGACGTCGATCTGGCGCTTCAGGTACATGTAGACGGTGTGCACGTCGGACAGAAAGACGAAGGGATTCAGTCGGTCCTTGATCAAGCTGCTGGCAAATTGATCGTGGGGTACTCCTGCAATACCCCTGAGGAGGTTGTAGAGGCTCATAAGCTCTCCGGAGTCGACTGTCTGGGCCGTGGGACCGGTCTTCCCAACGAATTCTAAGGATGATGTGGACCCGGCGTTGGGGTTCGACCAACTGAAGGCGCTGAGGCAACAGAGTGTCCACCCGATCGTAGCGATCGGCGGCATTACAGAACAGAATATAAAATCCGTGCTTGCAACCGGCGCTGATGGAATCTCTTCCATATCGATGATCCTGGGTAGCAACAACATTATCCGCACTGTGCAGGCGGTACGCGCACTTTATTAGAGATTCTGACAGTCAAGTAATGAGGGCTGATGCAAGCTGGTCGGCTAGCCTTCAAGGAGAAAGTGGAACCGTCAGGATCCATGGTACGCAAAAGTCCCTTCTACACCCTCAGTGCCAAGGCCGAAGATACCAAGATCTGCCGACCTAAGAAGGCCACAGCTGAGTGTTGCTGCTGTAAGCACATAGGCTTTGCTATCTTCGCTAAGCTAAGTGCCAAGATGGGAGTGCCCTGACTGCAGGCACACGTACAGCTCGCTTACAGGGACAGTCTTTAAGCACACCAGGCACACACCCTGCCGAAGTGGGTATCACCCATCAGGCTCATGCGCTACAGTGTGCCCCTTAACTGCAATAGGCGAAGCGCTCAGATATCGCATCAAAAGCGCCTGGGGATGGTGGCATTGGGTCTTTCGTCCTCAAAGCAGTGCCTCTGGATCGATAAGGCCTACATCGCTGATGCGCACCTCTCCTGCGCCTTCGGGCAGGCGAGCAAGTATGCCCTGTCAGCAGGTTGGCACAGACGTCCACAAGAGTCCCTATGCCGTAGTCTGTGGCCACAAGCCGTCCACGGAAAGGATCAGAAGACCTTGCGGCCACTGAGCTGAAGGCACAAGCGCGCCCACAGTAGGGCTGATGAGGGATTCGGGGGCTGTCGCTAAATCCTACAAGGCCAGTTGTGCGCGATCCGCACTATCTGGACAGCATGGCGCTTGTGGACAATCTCTGCTTTTGGCTCAAGAGATACCTGTGGCACCTCACAGGGATGTCCAAGACCAACATGCAAAAGCTACCTCAACTGGTAGGTCTAGCTGTTTTGTGCCAGAGGGGCAAGACACAGATGGGTTGAAACTGAAAGGGCACCATATGCTTGTGGCCGATGCAGGCTGCTACAGCTTGGCATGGGTCTAGCGGCCCTCATTTGCTTGACTGTTAGGGAGAAAGAAAATAGAGAAACTAATCCCCATCGCTTGTTGGAGACAAAGGGGATTTTTGGGCTGATTATTTGTTCCTGTTCTCGGATTCGTAGGCTTCGGTCACCGTTGCCCGCCAGGTCTTGATGGTCTCTGCCTGGACGAAGGAGCGGAAGGGTTTGAGGTCTCCCTTTTCGTCGAAGGCCTGCAAAGCTTCAAAGTAGGCTTTGCGGTCTGTAGCGAAGATCGTGCAGGGAGGGTTGCCACCTGCGAGCAGTACGTAGTTCATCAGAAGGCGGCCGGAGATACCGTTGCCGTCTGCAAACGGGTGGATCGTCTCATAGCTCGCATGCATGAAACTTGCGGCGGTCAGGACGCGCTTAGCGGTCGGGTCCTGCAGGGCGTCACGCACCTGCTCGCAGAGGTCGTTGACAAGGCCGGGTACCCTATCTGCAGCAGCTCCCACCTCGTTGGAGTCGGGGATAATGTAGTCGCCGAGACGATAGGTTCCCGGACGCTCTCCGTCGGCAAATAGGCGCTCTGAATAGGTTGCGGCGCACAGGGTCTGGTGGAGATCCATAACGAGGGATTTATCGACCGGACGCTGGTCTTGAAGGTATTGTCGGGCGCGCACCCAGGCACGGCGTTGGTTGAAGACCTGTACGAGCGGTTTCAGGGCACCGGTGTAGTTCTTCACAGCGTTGTGATCGAAGATCTGCTGTGCCACCTCTTTGGTGGCGTGTCCCTTTTCGATCTGCGCTGAATTGAGTGAGAAGTTCAGTGCGAAGTCATCGAGCATAGCATCCTGCACGGCAGGATGCTGATCGTGCCACCAGTCATATATTCCGGCATAGAGCTGATCGAGATTCATGATTGTTACCCCTTTGCCACATAAGAGTCGTGGAATTCGCGCGCCTTCATCTTACCCAATAGCGTAGGGCATACAAGGGATCACTGCGGTGGAATTGCAGCTAAAACGGTAAAAGCAGGTGTAGAGTTGATGGACTCTACAGTGACAAACAATTCAAAATAGTAGACATAAAAATAAAATGCAAGATATTTTCGTCAGAATGCACAATAATTCGAGGAAATGTGTTAATATGAAGTTACTTTTTAAAAGGAGGATTGTTGCGCATGTATAAGGTTGGAGAATATGTTGTACATCCGGGTCAAGGCGTCTGCGAAATCAAGAAGATATCGGAGGGTGACCGGCCTTTTTACATGCTTATGCCAGTAGGACAGTGTAATCCGATGCTGATCAGCTTCCCGGTAGCGTCACAGGACCGGCTTCGTCCGGTACTCTCCCGCCAAGAGGCAGAGAATCTGATCGCCGAGTATCCCACCATGCCGGTTGAGCACTATAAGGACAGAAGCACCGCACTTGAGGAAGAGCACTTCAAGCGTGAAATCAGAAACGGCAGCTGCGAGGATACTGTTAGAATTGTAAAGACTTTCAGAAAGCGTATCGCGGATGTGAAGGCCCGCAACAAGAAGCCCCCTGTTGTCTTTGAGCGGATCTTGAAGAAGGCTTCTGAACGTTCACTGTGTGAGATGGCAGTGGCTCTGGATACGACGTCCGACGCTGTGGAGGAACAGTTCAAGGAGAGCGTCGACAACGCCCAAAACTGATAAGAAAGATCCTAGAGCATGAAACTGTGGCAGTTGGAATACTTCGTGACAATCGCTGAAGAATACCAGGCCATCGCTGCAGCCAAACGGTTTTATATTAGATAGCTCCCTCTTTCTTACGAGCTTCCAGTTCTTGAGAAAGAACTGAGGTGCAAACTTATAGAATGAGGCCCCAGAAATGTTGAGCTGACGGAAGTGGGCAAGCTCATGTGAGGGCGGAGTGCATTCTATCACCCACCAATACGATTGAACGTGAACTGCAGAGCTTCGGGCAGGGGATGAACGGGATTCTGACTGTAGGAAGTGTCTTTTTTGCCTGTGGGCTCTGCCCGACTCCCTCGATGTAGTAGCTGTGCTGCAACTATCCCCCGCTGCACATAGAGGTGCACAAAGGGGGACCCCGCTGAGATCATCTCTATGCTCAAACAGGGAGAAGTCGATATCGACGTAGTGCGGATGCCCTTCTCTGAGGATGGCTTGGATGGGTGCTATGCGCCGGCAGATCCGATGGCAGCCTTGATCCCTGCGGTTATCCACTGTGACAGAGAAAAGACGACGCTGACGCTCTCAGAGCTTTCCAGACAGTCTCTCGTGTAATACCGAAGCTACGAGGAGATACTGAAGCAGATCTTTGAGATTCACAAACTGAACTTCCTCTGTGCCTGTGTCGCGGATACCGTGAACCGAGCCCTACCTATCGTTGTTTGTTATAGGGTAGCGATCATCGGAATGGTGCCCGTTGTCGGGACCGTATCCGCCCTCAGAACGGTATCCACCGCGATTGGGTCCACGGTGTGGACCACGGTCAGATCCATGATGCGGTCCTCTATAACTGCCACGGTTTGAACTGTGATAACCCCCTCGTCCATGGAAGTGGTCATCGCGACCATGGTAGCCGCTGCCACGACGGTCCTCATGGCCGTTGCGCTCATGGGGGTGTGCCTTCTTGATCGGGGCGTCCGGATCATCACCGAGCGCCAAGAGCTTGCTCCTAAGGTCGTCTGAGACGGTGTCGACCATATTTTCAAAGGAGATACACTCATCTTCGGTGAGTGAGCTGAAGACCTCTTCGTCGGGGTCCATCTCATCGAGGTCGGGAACCGCTGCTGTGCCTTCCGGGGTCAGTGTCACATTGATCACGCGGCCGTCCTCTTCTGACTTTTTACGGGTGATGTAGCCCTTCTCTTCCAGCTTGCGCAGGAGTTCGGAGAGGGATTGCTGACGCATGCCGAGTAGGAAGCAGAGTTCCTTCTGGGTGATCTGAGGCTTTGCGGCGAGCATTGCGAGTACGCGGCCCTGACCTCGGAGCGGGTCACCCAACCCACCGTGAGCTTCGGCGGTGTGCTTGACGTAGCGGTGCATGAGGCGTGTCATGCGCCCCGTCTTCTCAACTAAACTCATCTCCTCGGGGGTAGCGGTAGCCGGCTGGTCCTGTTCATATGATTCATTGTCCATCCTGTTTTCCTTTCACTAGGTGGATAGCGTATGTCCTGTATGGCATAGACCTTACTGTAAAGGTGAAAAATACTGAACCCCTGCGTAGGTATCTTCACCAAGCGACCACAATATACAGGTACCTGTACATTACTGTGTATATCCGATGCAGCGCTGCGGTATCCTTACCACTTGTGACACTCACAACTGAGATAAGACGGTACCTGATGTTGACGTGCAATCACACAGCCCTACATATCTTTGATTTTGATACGACGATCAACTACGAGAGCACCCACGAACTTGATTTCGATAACAAAGCGGTACGCTCTTATGTGACACGCATCGTGAGAAAAGCGCTCTCCTCTACGGATAACCAGAGCGATCAGTTCACTGGCAATAGCGCCGTTGCCGAGTTGATCAAACTTTATCATCAATCGCAGCTCGACTTTGCTGCCTTCTCCTGTGAGATCGCTGACTTCTTCTTCGGGAGCTCAGACTCAGCGAGGATAAGGCTCCCTACGATTTACTTGTCGTGGACGCCACCGACTCAGGCAAACCCAAGAAAGAAGAAGCGGAAGCGGAGGACCTAGCGGTGGACCATAAGGCACCGGCGGACCATCTGTTTGCGATCATCTTACTCGTGAGAAAGCAGGGCTATGTACGCGAGGTGCTGCTTGGCAACGTGAACAACGTCGAGAAAACCGATGTACTGCTGCCGGACCCTACGCAGAAACTCGGCACCTACGCAATCATTTACCTCTCTGGTCTCTCAATCATCTTTGCGGATAGGAGGCGTACGATTGCAGGGCAGGAGTCGATGATCATTCCGGATGGACTGCTGCAGTGCTCCAAGGTCGCATCTCCCAAGGAGGTTATCGGAATGGTGACGATGATGGTGGAAGATGTAGCAGAGGAATACGGATTGACCCTAGCGGTCGAGGTCTCAAAGCCAAGGCCTGCGTGTCCGGGCAGGCGGATGAGACACGAAGTGTGGGCCCCTCGATGTGGGCAAGAAGATCTTTGAAAACCATCCTGAGGCGCAGGGGCGCTACGGGGAGAAGATTGAGCATGCAGTCCGGTGGTGGTTTCCCGTGAAGTGGCCGTGAAGCCTTCAGCGGTACATAGAATGGCGAAGAATCACTGGATCTGTGTCGATACCGGCGTCGAGATCATTTTCCCGAGTGAGTACACCAACAACGGCCAACATATAGAGTTCACAAATCTGCTCGATCGCCATATCGCAATCACGATCAAAAGGGTCGAGTATATCGAAAACCGTTAATCGTCGTGTTCGGTCTCCTGATTGTCCTGTTCAGCGTCTTCTTCCTGGGTCTCAGGGGAGGGCGCTGTTTCTGTATCTGAGGTATCGGAAGCTTCTTTGCTCTCGTCTTCGGATTCCTGGTCGGCTGACTCGTCAGCTCCTGCAGGCACGTTGTCGTTCTCCTCTGGTTCAGCGTCTTCGCTATCCGAAGTTCCCTCAGTCTTATCGGAGGTCTCAGAGTCCTCTGTGAATTCTGAAACAGCTGCCTCAGTATCCTGAGTGTCTGTTTCAGTTGCATCAGACTTGGACTCTGCTGTACCTGAGGTATCGCTCTGCTCCTCGGATGTCTTGTTGCCATCAGAGGTTTGTGGCTGCTCTTCGGAGCGCGCAGTGTCAGTTGACTCGGCAGCGTTGTCTCCCGCTTTGTCCGTGTCCCCTGACTTAGATTCCCTGTCAGAAGATTTGTCTGCATCGGGTTCAGATGCCGCAGCGTCCTCAGGCTTTGCTTTCGGTTTGGGGGCTAATGATTTGGCCCAATTAACAAAGAGGGCAAAGAAAGGCTGCTTGTTTATATCCTTCTGTTTGTCTTCCTGCTCATCCGTCGGTTCATCTTCCGGTTTGGGGAGCATCGTGAAGTGGAAACGGCAGGCGGGATCGCCTGTCCCGAGGCACATGGACTGCTTAACCTTGATGCCGCCGAGCTCTCCCCAGATATTCGGGAATCGGCACACCGCATACATGAGCTCCGGGATGCCCATCTCCTGATAGAGGCGCAGGATTCCGCAGCGTCTGACGGTGAGGCGGAAATCATCGTGCCCGTCACCGGCCATATATGTGTAAGCCCAACCATAGGTGGGGATGGGGCTTCTCATATTTGAGCGCAGTGCACTGTGCTCCACCGTCGCTTGTCCTTCAGGTGTGAAGAAACGGCGCATACGTGGGGCGCGGGAGCGCATGAAGGCGTTGTTTCGTGTGGCGTCTGCAAAGAGTGCCGCAATCTCTGCAGGGCTGGGAGTGAAATCCTTTCCTAAAACTTTTGATCCGAGATAGATGGCGGCCAGCAGGCTTGCCCTGAGCAGTGCGTAATCAAACATTGGCCCCTGTTCGGGGCTTTTGATGCTGGCAATGGTTTGCCGATAGTATGAATGGCTTGCACGTAATACGAGGTCCGCCTGGGTTTTCCCGTAGCGGCGTGTGAGTTCTTGTTTAAGGGTGGGGTGATAGATGCCCCAGTATAGATGGGGAACAATACCGTAATGCATTATGGGTTCTTGGCTCCTTGAGTTTATCTGAAGTGCTTTAAGGATACTATGTCTTAGGCTTCTTAAAGCGTACAAAATATGAAGACCATCTCACTAACAAGGAGGGTAAGGCTGTGAGCGCAACCTTTATCAATCTTGCGATTGTCATGGCAATCGCAGGTATATCCCCCTACATTGCCTCGCTGATCCCTGGCAGGGCGATTCCGGAAGTCGTCTTTCTGGTTTTTGCAGGAGCCTTGCTCGGTCCCAATATGGCGGGAGCCCTCACCGTTTCGGGGGATGCGGTCCAGTTTTTAGCCCAGTTGGGCATGGCATTCCTGTTCTTAAACGCTGGATATCAGATCGATATAGACGATCTGAAGGGGAGGTCCGGCGGCTTTGCGATCGGCGCCTGGTTCGTCTCCTTTGCGCTCGCGATGCTCGTGACCACAACGCTTGTAGCTCAGGAGTTTGCCGGACAGGCAGAGCTTGCTTTTGCGATCTGCTTGACGACCACCGCCTACGGTACGCTCGCCCCGATTATGGAGGACAGAAACCTGACGGGGACCCGGGTCGGCAAGGCGACCACGGTCTACGCAGCCTACGGTGAGCTACTGCCAGTGATTGCGCTCTCGCTGTTGCTTTCAGCCCGTGGGGCGCACACGACGCTCCTTGCTTTCTTTGTTTTTATCGCTGTAATTCTCTTGATCATCGCACTACCGAAGCTTGCTCCTCGTACCGTGAAACAACTGCAGACTTACTTACAGAAGAATGCCTGGGGCGGTTCAAGGCCGATGCTCAGGGTCGCGATCTTCCTCTTGGTGCTAATGGCTATGGTGGCCTCGGTGCTGGATTTGGATGTTGTGCTGGGTGCGTTTGTAGCAGGTTTCTTACTCGATAAGTTTGCCCCGGACAATAAGGTGCTCAAAGAGAAGCTCTCCGATATCGGGGATGGCTTTCTGACCCCGATCTACTTTGTGGTGTCCGGCGCCCAGATTTCGTTGTGGGCGGCGGCCAGCAATGCCGGCTTGCTCCTCTTCTTTATCCTGCTTCTTATCGTTATCCGTGGTGGTGTGGTTGCCCTCTCACTCAAGTTCAACCCCGACACCCGTGACCTGCCTCCCCAGGAGACCTATGTAGTCTCGGCGTATTGCACTATGGCACTGCCGCTCATTGTGGCAGTGACCTCTACGGCGGTCTCCTCGCACATCATGAGTACAACGACGGCTTCGGTGCTGGTCTGCGGCGGTGCGATCACCGTGCTGCTGATTCCGATCGTCACGAGCTTTGTGCGTATCTCGACTGAGGCCCACCCGGTGGAAGCGGTGAGGGAATATGCGGATGCCCGAGGTGAGAAGAGTTGGGAGAGCGTTTGGGCACCGCACCGGCAGCATCTGCGTATCTCGGAGCGGCTCTTCAATCAGGCGGTGCGGCAGCAGCGCCAATACGGGCACAAACTCGACTCGGTTGAGTACATCGTGAAGCACGATGCGCGGCTCCGCGAGAATCAAGAGCAACCACATAGCCAAGGTTCTGAGGACATACGTATAAAGAAAACAAACACCCGCTAGGGGATGCCCGTCGACTTCTTGATTGCGGGCTGTTGCCTTTATGCGAACTCCGTGTGGATGCGGGAGCGTTCAAAGTGTTTCGGTCCGGTGGCTGCCTGTTGGTGTGCGGGGTGGCCGGCTGCGATGAGGGAGAAGGGGACCAGGTTGTCTGAGTTGGTCAGCCTGATTGCGGAGGCAACTTTTCCCATCCGTTTCGCATCAGGATACGTCGCCTGCCACACAGCGCCCAAGCCGAGGCGAGTCGCTTCGAGTAGGATGTTCTCACAGCAGGCTCCCATGTCCTGTGGCGCCATCTCCGGCATGCGTATGTTGGCGGTCTTCATACAGGTGACGATTACGAGGGGAGCACGCCCGCAGGGTTGCGCGTAGGGGGAGCTGTTGGCGAGCAAGGCTCTGCGCTCAGGGTCTCTGACAACCCAAAACTCCCACGGCTGTTGGTTCATTGCGGATGGGGCGGCCATCCCTGCAGCGAGGATATCCCTCACGTCT encodes the following:
- a CDS encoding L-2-amino-thiazoline-4-carboxylic acid hydrolase, which encodes MHYGIVPHLYWGIYHPTLKQELTRRYGKTQADLVLRASHSYYRQTIASIKSPEQGPMFDYALLRASLLAAIYLGSKVLGKDFTPSPAEIAALFADATRNNAFMRSRAPRMRRFFTPEGQATVEHSALRSNMRSPIPTYGWAYTYMAGDGHDDFRLTVRRCGILRLYQEMGIPELMYAVCRFPNIWGELGGIKVKQSMCLGTGDPACRFHFTMLPKPEDEPTDEQEDKQKDINKQPFFALFVNWAKSLAPKPKAKPEDAAASEPDADKSSDRESKSGDTDKAGDNAAESTDTARSEEQPQTSDGNKTSEEQSDTSGTAESKSDATETDTQDTEAAVSEFTEDSETSDKTEGTSDSEDAEPEENDNVPAGADESADQESEDESKEASDTSDTETAPSPETQEEDAEQDNQETEHDD
- a CDS encoding cation:proton antiporter, which translates into the protein MSATFINLAIVMAIAGISPYIASLIPGRAIPEVVFLVFAGALLGPNMAGALTVSGDAVQFLAQLGMAFLFLNAGYQIDIDDLKGRSGGFAIGAWFVSFALAMLVTTTLVAQEFAGQAELAFAICLTTTAYGTLAPIMEDRNLTGTRVGKATTVYAAYGELLPVIALSLLLSARGAHTTLLAFFVFIAVILLIIALPKLAPRTVKQLQTYLQKNAWGGSRPMLRVAIFLLVLMAMVASVLDLDVVLGAFVAGFLLDKFAPDNKVLKEKLSDIGDGFLTPIYFVVSGAQISLWAAASNAGLLLFFILLLIVIRGGVVALSLKFNPDTRDLPPQETYVVSAYCTMALPLIVAVTSTAVSSHIMSTTTASVLVCGGAITVLLIPIVTSFVRISTEAHPVEAVREYADARGEKSWESVWAPHRQHLRISERLFNQAVRQQRQYGHKLDSVEYIVKHDARLRENQEQPHSQGSEDIRIKKTNTR
- a CDS encoding nitroreductase family protein, which gives rise to MDSDIIFARTSVRNYTDEDVSESDVRDILAAGMAAPSAMNQQPWEFWVVRDPERRALLANSSPYAQPCGRAPLVIVTCMKTANIRMPEMAPQDMGACCENILLEATRLGLGAVWQATYPDAKRMGKVASAIRLTNSDNLVPFSLIAAGHPAHQQAATGPKHFERSRIHTEFA